One segment of Paramormyrops kingsleyae isolate MSU_618 chromosome 8, PKINGS_0.4, whole genome shotgun sequence DNA contains the following:
- the klhl17 gene encoding kelch-like protein 17 isoform X1, whose protein sequence is MYLRLTPDQDQAQAQDHCPKMEGGMQLLNRDGHSISHNSKRHYHDSFVSMSRMRQRGLLCDIVLHVANKEIKAHKVVLASCSPYFHAMFTNEMSESRQTHVTLHDIDPQALEQLVQYAYTAEIVVGEGNVQTLLPAASLLQLNGVRDACCKFLLSQLDPSNCLGIRGFADTHSCSDLLKSAHKYVLQHFVEVSKTEEFMLLPLKQVLDLISSDNLNVPSEEEVYRAVLSWVKHDIDGRRQHVPRLMKCVRLPLLTRDFLMSSVDTELLVRHHSECKDLLIEALKYHLMPEQRGVLSNSRTRPRRCEGASPVLFAVGGGSLFAIHGDCEAYDTRTDRWHMVASMSTRRARVGVAAIGNKLYAVGGYDGTSDLATVESYDPVTNSWQSEVSMGTRRSCLGVAVLHGLLYAVGGYDGASCLNSAERFDPLTGTWTSVAAMSTRRRYVRVAMLDGNLYAVGGYDSSSHLATVEKYDPQSNIWTSIANMLSRRSSAGVAVLEGMLYVAGGNDGTSCLNSVERYNPKTNTWEGVAPMNVRRSTHDLVAMDGWLYAVGGNDGSSSLNSIEKYNPRSNKWVAASCMFTRRSSVGVAVLELLNFPPPSSPTLSVSSTSL, encoded by the exons TTGAGACTGACACCAGATCAGGACCAGGCCCAGGCTCAGGACCACTGCCCCAAGATGGAAGGAGGCATGCAGCTATTGAACCGCGATGGCCACAGCATCTCCCACAATTCCAAGCGCCACTACCACGATTCCTTTGTGTCCATGAGCAGGATGCGTCAGCGTGGCCTGCTGTGCGACATCGTGCTGCACGTGGCCAATAAGGAGATCAAGGCTCACAAAGTGGTGCTAGCATCCTGCAGCCCTTATTTCCATGCTATGTTCACAA ACGAGATGTCCGAGAGCCGCCAGACCCATGTGACCCTGCACGACATCGACCCCCAAGCCTTGGAGCAGCTTGTGCAGTATGCCTACACGGCAGAGATCGTGGTGGGGGAGGGCAATGTGCAG ACGTTGCTGCCCGCCGCCAGCCTCTTGCAGCTGAACGGCGTCCGCGACGCCTGCTGCAAGTTCCTGCTCAGCCAGCTGGACCCCTCCAACTGCCTGGGCATCCGCGGCTTCGCCGACACGCACTCCTGCAGTGACCTGCTCAAGTCGGCCCACAAGTACGTGCTTCAGCACTTCGTGGAGGTGTCCAAGACCGAAGAGTTCATGTTGCTtcctctgaagcag GTGCTGGACCTGATCTCCAGCGACAACCTGAATGTCCCATCAGAAGAGGAGGTGTACCGGGCTGTGCTGAGCTGGGTCAAGCATGACATCGACGGTCGGCGGCAGCATGTGCCCAGG CTGATGAAGTGTGTTAGGCTGCCTCTGCTGACCAGGGACTTCCTGATGAGCAGCGTGGACACAGAGCTGCTGGTGCGGCACCACAGCGAGTGCAAAGATCTCCTCATCGAGGCCCTTAAGTACCACCTGATGCCAGAGCAGCGAGGCGTTCTGAGCAACAGTCGCACCCGGCCTCGCCGCTGTGAGGGGGCCAGTCCCGTGCTGTTTGCCGTTG GTGGAGGAAGTCTGTTCGCTATCCATGGCGACTGCGAGGCGTATGACACCCGCACAGACCGCTGGCACATGGTGGCCTCTATGTCCACGCGGCGGGCACGGGTGGGCGTGGCTGCCATCGGAAACAAGCTCTACGCGGTTGGGGG ttATGACGGTACCTCGGATTTGGCCACTGTGGAGTCATATGACCCCGTCACAAATTCCTGGCAGTCGGAAGTTTCCATGGGAACGCGCCGCAGCTGCTTGGGCGTGGCCGTCCTCCACGGCCTGCTCTACGCTGTTGGTGGATATGATGGCGCTTCCTGTTTAAACAG CGCGGAGAGGTTTGACCCCTTGACCGGCACTTGGACGTCCGTCGCCGCCATGAGTACCAGGAGGCGCTATGTCCGAGTGGCCATGCTGG ACGGCAACCTATACGCAGTTGGTGGATATGACAGCTCCTCACACTTAGCGACGGTGGAAAAGTATGACCCACAG AGTAACATTTGGACATCTATAGCTAACATGCTGAGCCGGAGGAGCAGTGCTGGGGTCGCTGTTCTGGAGGGCATGCTCTACGTTGCTGGGGGCAACGATGGAACCAGCTGCCTCAATTCAGTGGAGAGGTACAACCCGAAAACCAACACCTGGGAGGGGGTGGCGCCCATGAACGTCCGCAG GAGCACCCATGATCTGGTGGCCATGGACGGCTGGCTCTACGCGGTGGGCGGCAACGACGGCAGCTCCAGCCTCAACTCCATCGAGAAATATAATCCACGCAGCAACAAGTGGGTGGCGGCCTCCTGCATGTTCACGCGCCGGAGCAGCGTGGGCGTGGCCGTGCTGGAGCTGCTCAACTTCCCCCCGCCCTCGTCACCCACCCTCTCGGTCTCCTCCACCAGCCTTTGA
- the klhl17 gene encoding kelch-like protein 17 isoform X2 produces MEGGMQLLNRDGHSISHNSKRHYHDSFVSMSRMRQRGLLCDIVLHVANKEIKAHKVVLASCSPYFHAMFTNEMSESRQTHVTLHDIDPQALEQLVQYAYTAEIVVGEGNVQTLLPAASLLQLNGVRDACCKFLLSQLDPSNCLGIRGFADTHSCSDLLKSAHKYVLQHFVEVSKTEEFMLLPLKQVLDLISSDNLNVPSEEEVYRAVLSWVKHDIDGRRQHVPRLMKCVRLPLLTRDFLMSSVDTELLVRHHSECKDLLIEALKYHLMPEQRGVLSNSRTRPRRCEGASPVLFAVGGGSLFAIHGDCEAYDTRTDRWHMVASMSTRRARVGVAAIGNKLYAVGGYDGTSDLATVESYDPVTNSWQSEVSMGTRRSCLGVAVLHGLLYAVGGYDGASCLNSAERFDPLTGTWTSVAAMSTRRRYVRVAMLDGNLYAVGGYDSSSHLATVEKYDPQSNIWTSIANMLSRRSSAGVAVLEGMLYVAGGNDGTSCLNSVERYNPKTNTWEGVAPMNVRRSTHDLVAMDGWLYAVGGNDGSSSLNSIEKYNPRSNKWVAASCMFTRRSSVGVAVLELLNFPPPSSPTLSVSSTSL; encoded by the exons ATGGAAGGAGGCATGCAGCTATTGAACCGCGATGGCCACAGCATCTCCCACAATTCCAAGCGCCACTACCACGATTCCTTTGTGTCCATGAGCAGGATGCGTCAGCGTGGCCTGCTGTGCGACATCGTGCTGCACGTGGCCAATAAGGAGATCAAGGCTCACAAAGTGGTGCTAGCATCCTGCAGCCCTTATTTCCATGCTATGTTCACAA ACGAGATGTCCGAGAGCCGCCAGACCCATGTGACCCTGCACGACATCGACCCCCAAGCCTTGGAGCAGCTTGTGCAGTATGCCTACACGGCAGAGATCGTGGTGGGGGAGGGCAATGTGCAG ACGTTGCTGCCCGCCGCCAGCCTCTTGCAGCTGAACGGCGTCCGCGACGCCTGCTGCAAGTTCCTGCTCAGCCAGCTGGACCCCTCCAACTGCCTGGGCATCCGCGGCTTCGCCGACACGCACTCCTGCAGTGACCTGCTCAAGTCGGCCCACAAGTACGTGCTTCAGCACTTCGTGGAGGTGTCCAAGACCGAAGAGTTCATGTTGCTtcctctgaagcag GTGCTGGACCTGATCTCCAGCGACAACCTGAATGTCCCATCAGAAGAGGAGGTGTACCGGGCTGTGCTGAGCTGGGTCAAGCATGACATCGACGGTCGGCGGCAGCATGTGCCCAGG CTGATGAAGTGTGTTAGGCTGCCTCTGCTGACCAGGGACTTCCTGATGAGCAGCGTGGACACAGAGCTGCTGGTGCGGCACCACAGCGAGTGCAAAGATCTCCTCATCGAGGCCCTTAAGTACCACCTGATGCCAGAGCAGCGAGGCGTTCTGAGCAACAGTCGCACCCGGCCTCGCCGCTGTGAGGGGGCCAGTCCCGTGCTGTTTGCCGTTG GTGGAGGAAGTCTGTTCGCTATCCATGGCGACTGCGAGGCGTATGACACCCGCACAGACCGCTGGCACATGGTGGCCTCTATGTCCACGCGGCGGGCACGGGTGGGCGTGGCTGCCATCGGAAACAAGCTCTACGCGGTTGGGGG ttATGACGGTACCTCGGATTTGGCCACTGTGGAGTCATATGACCCCGTCACAAATTCCTGGCAGTCGGAAGTTTCCATGGGAACGCGCCGCAGCTGCTTGGGCGTGGCCGTCCTCCACGGCCTGCTCTACGCTGTTGGTGGATATGATGGCGCTTCCTGTTTAAACAG CGCGGAGAGGTTTGACCCCTTGACCGGCACTTGGACGTCCGTCGCCGCCATGAGTACCAGGAGGCGCTATGTCCGAGTGGCCATGCTGG ACGGCAACCTATACGCAGTTGGTGGATATGACAGCTCCTCACACTTAGCGACGGTGGAAAAGTATGACCCACAG AGTAACATTTGGACATCTATAGCTAACATGCTGAGCCGGAGGAGCAGTGCTGGGGTCGCTGTTCTGGAGGGCATGCTCTACGTTGCTGGGGGCAACGATGGAACCAGCTGCCTCAATTCAGTGGAGAGGTACAACCCGAAAACCAACACCTGGGAGGGGGTGGCGCCCATGAACGTCCGCAG GAGCACCCATGATCTGGTGGCCATGGACGGCTGGCTCTACGCGGTGGGCGGCAACGACGGCAGCTCCAGCCTCAACTCCATCGAGAAATATAATCCACGCAGCAACAAGTGGGTGGCGGCCTCCTGCATGTTCACGCGCCGGAGCAGCGTGGGCGTGGCCGTGCTGGAGCTGCTCAACTTCCCCCCGCCCTCGTCACCCACCCTCTCGGTCTCCTCCACCAGCCTTTGA